From a single Candidatus Zixiibacteriota bacterium genomic region:
- a CDS encoding CBS domain-containing protein produces the protein MSLQEFCQRPVVSISPHASVADACQLMAEKNIGCMIVQENGRLCGILTDRDIALKVAGKTKDSRQTKVSEVMTPNPACITVDKNLHDLTRFMHEKHVRRVPIVDGGNKVLGIVTLDDLLALLGSDISEISKTVAETVPVARA, from the coding sequence ATGTCATTGCAAGAATTCTGTCAGCGGCCCGTGGTCAGCATTTCCCCGCACGCGAGCGTGGCCGACGCCTGCCAGCTGATGGCGGAAAAGAACATCGGCTGCATGATCGTCCAGGAGAACGGGCGACTTTGCGGTATTCTCACCGATCGGGATATCGCCCTGAAGGTCGCCGGGAAAACGAAGGACTCTCGCCAGACCAAGGTGAGCGAGGTCATGACCCCCAATCCCGCCTGCATCACCGTGGACAAGAACCTGCACGATCTCACGAGATTCATGCACGAAAAACACGTCCGGCGGGTGCCCATCGTCGACGGGGGCAACAAGGTCCTTGGAATCGTCACGCTGGACGACCTCCTCGCGTTGCTCGGCAGCGACATATCCGAGATCAGCAAGACCGTCGCCGAGACCGTCCCGGTCGCCCGCGCCTAG
- a CDS encoding Fic family protein encodes MMTFRGDRLATIQLPPGTAWLLDKLAESRKRQALYVRRSSRLLRTLQETAIIEGTASSNRIDGVTVEPERLRPLVLCDARPRDRSEEEIVGYANGLRWVYANADSVAVTPETLKCLHSVAMAGTIGDAGEWKETQNEIVELDPEGQLDVRFCPVEPARVPAAVEELCRSYRESLDRSSIPPLLAVAGLVFDFLCIHPFREGNGRISRLLTLLVLYQHGYMVGRYISLERIVEQTRESYYAALRASSLGWHDGRHDIMPWFHYFVSTLHAAYDEFERCVGY; translated from the coding sequence ATGATGACTTTCCGCGGAGACCGCCTGGCAACGATACAATTGCCGCCGGGGACAGCCTGGCTGCTCGACAAGCTGGCCGAGTCCAGGAAAAGACAAGCCCTTTACGTCAGGCGCTCTTCTCGCCTCCTCAGGACGCTGCAGGAAACCGCGATCATCGAAGGAACCGCTTCATCGAACCGCATCGACGGCGTCACCGTCGAGCCCGAGCGCCTGCGGCCGCTCGTCCTCTGCGACGCGCGACCGCGCGATCGATCCGAGGAAGAGATCGTGGGTTATGCCAACGGCCTGCGCTGGGTTTACGCCAACGCCGATAGCGTCGCGGTTACTCCCGAGACGTTGAAATGCCTTCATTCGGTCGCCATGGCGGGAACCATCGGCGACGCGGGGGAATGGAAAGAGACGCAAAACGAAATCGTCGAGCTCGATCCCGAGGGCCAGCTCGACGTGCGCTTCTGCCCGGTGGAGCCCGCCCGGGTGCCCGCCGCCGTCGAGGAGCTGTGCCGGAGCTACAGGGAGAGCCTGGACCGGTCGAGCATCCCGCCGCTTCTGGCGGTCGCCGGCCTGGTTTTCGATTTCCTCTGCATCCACCCGTTCCGCGAAGGCAACGGTCGTATCTCCCGCCTGCTAACGCTCCTGGTCCTGTACCAGCACGGCTATATGGTGGGCCGCTACATCAGCCTCGAACGGATCGTCGAGCAAACCAGGGAAAGTTACTATGCGGCGCTGCGCGCCAGCTCTCTCGGCTGGCACGACGGCCGCCACGACATCATGCCCTGGTTCCACTACTTCGTATCGACGCTCCATGCCGCCTACGACGAGTTCGAAAGATGCGTCGGGTACTGA